One window from the genome of Variovorax sp. PAMC26660 encodes:
- the fur gene encoding ferric iron uptake transcriptional regulator, which produces MANIDELKNTGLKATLPRLKILEIFQTGSQRHMTAEDVFRVLLNEHSDIGLATVYRVLTQFEQAGILERSHFESGKAVYELNEGTHHDHLICTSCGKVEEFYDAEIERRQQMIAKDKGWILQDHAMSLYGLCGDCVKKR; this is translated from the coding sequence ATGGCCAATATCGACGAACTCAAGAATACCGGCCTGAAGGCCACACTGCCACGCCTGAAGATTCTCGAAATCTTCCAGACCGGCAGCCAACGGCACATGACGGCCGAAGACGTGTTTCGCGTGCTGCTCAACGAACATTCGGACATCGGCCTGGCGACGGTGTACCGGGTGCTGACGCAGTTCGAGCAAGCCGGCATCCTGGAGCGCAGCCACTTCGAAAGCGGCAAGGCGGTCTACGAGCTGAATGAAGGCACGCACCACGACCACCTGATCTGCACCTCGTGCGGTAAGGTCGAGGAGTTCTACGACGCCGAGATCGAACGCCGCCAGCAGATGATCGCCAAAGACAAGGGCTGGATCCTGCAGGACCACGCCATGTCGCTCTATGGCCTCTGCGGCGACTGCGTCAAGAAGCGCTGA
- a CDS encoding outer membrane protein assembly factor BamE encodes MPAILQRRPWLLVAAVAATLLLGACSSFSDRTRGALSSITPYKVEVVQGNFVSKEQVAVLKPGMSRQQVREVLGTSLLSDVFHTNRWDYVFTIRRQGVEPQERHLTVFFNGELMDRFEGDEMPSEEDFVATLDTRKKTGKVPPLEASEDDLKKYAPAKDDKSDKADAAASASLPPLPAAYPPLEAAR; translated from the coding sequence ATGCCTGCCATTCTCCAACGCCGTCCCTGGCTGCTGGTTGCTGCCGTCGCCGCGACGCTCCTCCTGGGTGCCTGCAGCAGTTTCAGCGATCGCACGCGTGGCGCACTGTCGTCCATCACCCCTTACAAAGTCGAAGTGGTGCAGGGCAATTTCGTGTCGAAGGAACAGGTCGCGGTGCTCAAGCCCGGCATGTCCCGCCAGCAAGTGCGTGAAGTCCTTGGCACCTCGCTGCTGAGCGACGTGTTCCACACCAATCGCTGGGACTACGTCTTCACCATCCGCCGCCAGGGCGTCGAGCCGCAAGAGCGCCACCTGACCGTGTTCTTCAACGGCGAACTGATGGACCGCTTCGAGGGCGACGAAATGCCCAGCGAAGAAGACTTCGTCGCCACGCTCGACACCCGCAAGAAAACCGGCAAGGTGCCGCCGCTCGAAGCCTCCGAAGACGATCTGAAGAAATACGCGCCCGCCAAGGACGACAAGAGCGACAAGGCCGATGCCGCCGCTTCTGCCAGCCTGCCGCCGTTGCCCGCAGCCTACCCCCCGCTCGAAGCCGCGCGCTGA
- the dapB gene encoding 4-hydroxy-tetrahydrodipicolinate reductase: MGHMLIEAVRNAPDCRLAGALDIAGNPALGTDAGAFLGFDSGVPIVSDLRTGLKDAQVLIDFTRPEGTLAHLAVCRELGVQAVIGTTGFSDAQKAEIAEIAKDIAIMMAPNMSVGVNVTLKLLEMAAKAMSTGYDIEIIEAHHRFKVDAPSGTALKMGEVIADALGRDLKECAVYAREGITGERDPSTIGFSAIRGGDIVGDHTVLFAGIGERIEITHKSSSRVTYAQGALRAVHFLGGQKAGLFDMFDVLGLR, encoded by the coding sequence ATGGGCCACATGCTGATCGAAGCCGTGCGCAATGCGCCGGACTGCCGCCTCGCCGGCGCGCTCGACATCGCTGGCAACCCGGCCCTCGGCACCGATGCCGGCGCCTTCCTGGGTTTCGATAGCGGCGTGCCCATCGTCTCCGACCTGCGCACGGGCCTGAAAGACGCGCAGGTGCTCATCGACTTCACCCGCCCCGAAGGCACGCTCGCGCACCTCGCAGTGTGCCGCGAACTGGGTGTGCAGGCGGTGATCGGCACCACCGGCTTCAGCGATGCGCAAAAAGCCGAGATCGCCGAGATCGCGAAAGACATCGCCATCATGATGGCACCCAACATGAGCGTGGGCGTCAACGTCACCCTCAAGCTGCTCGAGATGGCGGCCAAGGCCATGTCGACCGGCTACGACATCGAGATCATCGAGGCGCATCACCGTTTCAAGGTCGATGCGCCTTCGGGCACCGCGCTCAAGATGGGCGAAGTGATCGCCGACGCTTTGGGCCGCGACCTGAAGGAATGCGCCGTCTACGCCCGCGAAGGCATCACGGGCGAGCGCGACCCCTCGACCATCGGCTTCTCGGCCATCCGCGGCGGCGACATCGTGGGCGACCACACGGTGCTGTTCGCGGGCATCGGCGAGCGCATCGAGATCACCCACAAGTCATCGAGCCGCGTCACCTATGCGCAGGGCGCCTTGCGCGCAG